The Hypomesus transpacificus isolate Combined female chromosome 2, fHypTra1, whole genome shotgun sequence genome window below encodes:
- the iglon5 gene encoding LOW QUALITY PROTEIN: igLON family member 5 (The sequence of the model RefSeq protein was modified relative to this genomic sequence to represent the inferred CDS: deleted 1 base in 1 codon) — translation IKFQWESHNTSAWLTPLPSPPLPPSPTSPLLTSPPLPFPYAGLEVFGAEFNDQPDNITVLEGASIILRCKINEEVTHKAWMNRSNILFAGTDKWSLDKRVTLLNSNSSDFSIQVEKVAVADEGIYTCSFQANNKPRLSLVYLIVQVPARIVNVSKDVSVSEGENVGLFCLAVGRPEPTITWREQKSGLMNEGEFLDITEIKRQQAGEYECVTNNAVAPPSKHKVKVVVNYPPLITDVKNMPAQLGKTAILRCEAMAVPAVLFEWYRDDRRPVESDNTLRIKNEKTRSLLLFTNVTDKHFGNYTCFASNRLGAANASMLLFRPGAVYGGGVSLSAGGSLVVWVCLALTLLLRA, via the exons ATCAAGTTTCAATGGGAATCACATAACACCTCAGCGTGGCTaactcccctgccctctcctcccctccccccctcccctacctctcctcttctcacctcaccccctctccccttcccctatGCAGGGCTGGAGGTGTTCGGAGCAGAGTTCAACGACCAGCCGGACAACATCACGGTTTTGGAGGGAGCCAGCATTATCCTGAG gTGTAAGATTAACGAGGAAGTGACCCACAAGGCGTGGATGAACCGCTCCAACATCCTGTTTGCCGGAACAGACAAGTGGTCTCTGGACAAGCGTGTGACGCTGCTGAACAGCAACAGCAGCGACTTCTCCATCCAGGTGGAGAAGGTGGCGGTGGCCGACGAAGGGATCTACACATGCAGCTTCCAGGCTAACAACAAGCCCCGCCTCTCCCTCGTCTACCTCATCgtgcagg TACCGGCCAGAATCGTGAACGTATCGAAGGACGTGTCTGTGAGCGAGGGGGAGAACGTGGGCTTGTTCTGCCTGGCAGTGGGACGACCAGAGCCCACCATCACCTGGAGGGAGCAGAagt CCGGCCTGATGAATGAGGGGGAGTTCCTGGACATCACGGAGATCAAGAGGCAGCAGGCAGGAGAGTACGAGTGTGTCACCAACAACGCTGTGGCCCCTCCCAGCAAGCACAAGGTCAAGGTGGTGGTCAACT acccACCCCTGATAACAGATGTGAAGAACATG CCCGCCCAGCTGGGGAAGACAGCCATCCTGCGTTGTGAGGCCATGGCCGTTCCTGCCGTCCTGTTTGAGTGGTACAGAGACGACCGCAg ACCGGTAGAGAGTGACAACACATTGAGGATCAAGAATGAAAAGACTcgctctctgctgctgttcaCCAACGTGACGGACAAACACTTCGGCAACTACACCTGCTTCGCCTCCAACCGCCTGGGGGCTGCTAACGCCAGCATGCTGCTGTTCC gaCCAGGAGCGGTGTATGGGGGAGGTGTGAGTCTGTCTGCAGGTGGGAGCTtggttgtgtgggtgtgcctgGCCCTGACCCTCCTGTTGAGGGCCTGA